The following are from one region of the Populus trichocarpa isolate Nisqually-1 chromosome 8, P.trichocarpa_v4.1, whole genome shotgun sequence genome:
- the LOC18101824 gene encoding uncharacterized protein LOC18101824: MSSKSPIFPIPEPQHFSDYGFDPQIDYFQFLEEARNHKRETTTTRSSVDSLHFKLQKPISKEESANRTIHKPNNRKKKWWRKALLFFKWKWIHSNHKDDYLGHGDVHIARARAFGASISGPVYLTDSLSGSSTPYRSTSRPSSGPLAGSLTPARKGDMEIPYLSLRELNMEQRQQQRSISTSAMPIYLVT; this comes from the exons ATGTCTAGCAAGTCCCCAATCTTTCCCATTCCTGAACCTCAACACTTCAGCGACTATGGCTTTGACCCGCAGATTGATTACTTTCAG TTCCTGGAGGAAGCAAGAAACCACAAGAGAGAGACGACGACAACAAGGTCTTCCGTTGACTCCTTACACTTCAAGCTCCAGAAACCCATTTCAAAAGAGGAGTCTGCTAATAGAACGATCCACAAACCCAACAACAGGAAGAAGAAATGGTGGAGAAAAGCTTTGCTATTCTTTAAGTGGAAGTGGATCCACAGTAATCACAAGGATGATTATCTTGGTCACGGAGATGTTCATATAGCAAGGGCTAGAGCTTTCGGAGCTTCCATCTCAGGGCCTGTTTATTTAACTGATAGTTTAAGTGGATCAAGCACTCCTTACAGGTCCACTAGCAGACCATCATCAGGGCCTCTAGCTGGATCCTTGACTCCGGCAAGAAAGGGTGATATGGAGATACCTTATTTGAGTCTGAGGGAGCTTAACATGGagcagcggcagcagcaacGGAGTATCTCTACTTCTGCAATGCCAATATATTTGGTCACTTGA